A genomic window from Massilia sp. METH4 includes:
- a CDS encoding FUSC family membrane protein, whose product MSQSLHYALSPRTFFHSHYFHLGLRFGAGLIGITWATLAFTDMATAMSVGIGALCTALMDMPSPLRHKLNEMLASVLLCSLVTLLVSLCAPHFALLMVVLVLLSFFASMMIVYGKKSMPLQLATLFIMTMSMEHHLTPLQALAHAGLFTLGGMAYLAYAMGIAWLLRHRIKQQVLAEALFELAAYIDIKADFYDTRYNLTEQFNRLVRHQAALADKQQASRDLILRSHQNRKDAIVVQIHVCMLDLYEQILSTHTDYAQLRVHLAGSPALDALRGLAYKCARDIESVAYAVTRKKASFPAISYEPELAAIEAELAELQRRVDAGKPAHEALAVLRAQRNKVRAIIRMVGELHVASQRVSESTPFWLDADMQPFLSQQKYELQVMLSHFRIDSPILRFSLRVAMAIAVGLSIGTLLPYSAHSYWIILTIVIILRPSFSMTKQRRGDRITGTVIGCVITAVILLFFNHPAVILTALVLATIATPTFVYLRYRYTAIAVSIMILLQMNLAAGGSIHVITERLVDTFIGAAVATVFSFVLASWEYQSLPKLVQQVLAANLRYMEAAFELLQGKCRNDFPYRIQRKGLMDALAMLSAAMVRMLDEPASKRRAVEDINLFVVQNYLLVAHVAALRAILRRHVKDIPAREVNRMLAASHVQVCRALSSALGRHGVQVAVPNLEDDLAWSETIAPAGSVDWPGWPVVQRRVRLLQADAEKILVHSEAIERNVVRV is encoded by the coding sequence ATGTCCCAGTCCTTACACTATGCACTGAGCCCGCGCACCTTCTTCCACAGTCACTACTTCCACCTCGGCCTGCGCTTCGGCGCGGGCCTGATCGGCATCACCTGGGCCACGCTCGCGTTCACCGACATGGCCACGGCGATGTCGGTCGGCATCGGCGCGCTGTGCACGGCGCTGATGGACATGCCCAGCCCGTTGCGCCACAAGCTCAACGAGATGCTGGCGTCGGTACTGCTGTGCAGTCTGGTGACGCTGCTGGTGAGCCTGTGCGCGCCCCACTTCGCCCTGTTGATGGTGGTGCTCGTGCTGCTGTCGTTCTTCGCCAGCATGATGATCGTGTACGGCAAGAAGTCGATGCCGCTGCAGCTCGCCACGCTGTTCATCATGACCATGTCGATGGAGCACCACCTCACGCCGCTGCAGGCGCTGGCCCATGCCGGCCTGTTCACGCTGGGCGGCATGGCCTACCTCGCGTATGCGATGGGCATCGCGTGGCTGCTGCGGCACCGCATCAAGCAGCAGGTGCTGGCCGAGGCGCTGTTCGAGCTGGCCGCCTACATCGACATCAAGGCCGACTTCTACGACACGCGCTACAACCTCACGGAGCAGTTCAACCGGCTGGTGCGGCACCAGGCCGCGCTGGCGGACAAGCAGCAGGCTTCGCGCGACCTGATCCTGCGCTCGCACCAGAACCGCAAGGATGCGATCGTGGTACAGATCCACGTGTGCATGCTGGACCTGTACGAGCAGATCCTCTCCACGCATACCGACTACGCCCAGCTGCGCGTGCACCTGGCCGGCTCGCCCGCGCTGGACGCGCTGCGGGGACTGGCATACAAGTGCGCACGCGATATCGAATCGGTGGCTTACGCCGTCACGCGCAAGAAGGCGTCGTTCCCGGCGATCAGCTACGAGCCCGAACTCGCCGCCATCGAGGCCGAACTGGCCGAGCTGCAGCGCCGCGTGGATGCCGGCAAGCCCGCGCACGAGGCGCTGGCCGTGCTGCGCGCCCAGCGCAACAAGGTGCGGGCGATCATCCGCATGGTGGGCGAGCTGCACGTCGCCAGCCAGCGCGTGTCCGAGAGCACGCCGTTCTGGCTGGACGCCGACATGCAACCCTTCCTGTCCCAGCAGAAGTACGAGCTGCAGGTGATGTTGTCGCACTTCCGCATAGACTCGCCGATCTTGCGCTTTTCGCTGCGGGTGGCGATGGCGATCGCCGTGGGGCTGTCGATCGGCACGCTGCTGCCGTATTCGGCGCACAGCTACTGGATCATCCTCACCATCGTGATCATCCTGCGGCCCAGTTTCTCGATGACGAAGCAGCGCCGCGGCGACCGCATCACGGGCACCGTGATCGGCTGCGTGATCACGGCCGTGATCCTGCTGTTCTTCAACCATCCGGCCGTGATCCTCACCGCGCTGGTGCTCGCCACCATCGCCACGCCCACCTTCGTCTACCTGCGCTACCGCTACACGGCGATCGCCGTGTCGATCATGATCCTGCTGCAGATGAACCTGGCCGCCGGCGGCAGCATCCACGTGATCACCGAGCGGCTGGTGGACACGTTCATCGGCGCCGCGGTGGCCACCGTGTTCAGCTTCGTGCTGGCGAGCTGGGAATACCAGTCGCTGCCCAAGCTGGTGCAGCAAGTGCTGGCCGCAAACCTGCGCTACATGGAGGCGGCGTTCGAGCTGTTGCAGGGCAAGTGCCGCAACGACTTCCCCTACCGCATCCAGCGCAAGGGCCTGATGGATGCGCTGGCGATGCTGTCCGCCGCCATGGTGCGGATGCTGGACGAGCCGGCAAGCAAGCGCCGCGCCGTGGAAGACATCAACCTGTTCGTGGTGCAGAACTACCTGCTGGTGGCGCACGTGGCCGCCCTGCGGGCGATCCTGCGCCGGCACGTGAAGGATATTCCCGCGCGCGAGGTGAACCGCATGCTGGCGGCCAGCCACGTGCAGGTCTGCCGCGCTCTCTCCAGCGCGCTGGGCAGGCACGGCGTGCAGGTGGCGGTACCGAACCTGGAAGACGACCTGGCGTGGTCGGAAACGATCGCGCCAGCCGGGTCGGTGGACTGGCCCGGCTGGCCCGTGGTGCAGCGGCGCGTGCGGCTGCTGCAGGCCGACGCGGAAAAGATCCTCGTGCACAGCGAGGCGATCGAGAGGAATGTCGTGAGGGTGTGA
- a CDS encoding MBL fold metallo-hydrolase has product MERMLTFTAKILCMLALAVAGSTSAQQPATAARYTLNIPVSTPAAQAGHSVQFIGTATVLIRHGGLTILTDPNFLHKGEHVHLGYGLSSERQTDPAIEFEALPPIDLVLVSHLHEDHFDRVVYEKLKRSTPIVTTSAAADELRKRGFTAVVGLGTWQDLEVTKGDTTLRLTAMPGRHGPLPVAAMLPSVMGSMLDFSSAAGRYRIYVSGDTMVYGDIEEIPRRFPGVDLALLHLGGTRILGIVTVTMDAKEGVKMLKLIAPHRAIPIHYNDYDVFKSPLSDFQKAVQEAGLAEKVSYLKHGETYRYEPVKRSR; this is encoded by the coding sequence ATGGAACGGATGCTGACTTTCACCGCGAAAATTCTCTGCATGCTGGCCCTGGCAGTTGCTGGCAGTACCAGCGCGCAGCAGCCGGCCACGGCGGCGCGCTACACCCTGAACATTCCCGTGAGCACCCCGGCGGCGCAAGCCGGGCACTCGGTGCAGTTCATCGGCACGGCGACGGTGCTGATCCGCCATGGCGGACTGACGATCCTGACCGACCCCAACTTCCTGCACAAGGGCGAGCACGTGCACCTGGGCTATGGCCTCAGTTCCGAACGGCAGACCGATCCGGCCATCGAATTCGAGGCACTGCCGCCGATCGATCTCGTGCTGGTGTCGCACCTGCACGAAGACCATTTCGACCGGGTGGTGTACGAGAAGCTCAAGCGCTCCACGCCCATCGTCACCACCTCGGCGGCGGCGGATGAATTGCGCAAGCGGGGTTTCACGGCCGTGGTTGGCCTGGGCACCTGGCAAGATCTGGAGGTGACCAAGGGCGACACGACGCTGCGGCTGACGGCGATGCCGGGCCGCCACGGTCCGTTGCCCGTGGCCGCCATGTTGCCGTCCGTGATGGGCTCCATGCTGGACTTTTCATCGGCCGCGGGGCGCTACCGCATCTATGTTTCCGGCGATACGATGGTCTACGGCGACATCGAGGAAATCCCGCGCCGCTTCCCCGGCGTCGACCTGGCGCTGCTGCACCTGGGCGGCACGCGCATCCTCGGCATCGTGACGGTGACGATGGATGCCAAGGAGGGCGTGAAGATGCTCAAGCTGATCGCGCCGCATCGGGCGATCCCGATCCACTATAACGATTACGACGTGTTCAAGTCGCCGTTGTCGGACTTCCAGAAGGCGGTGCAGGAAGCGGGGCTGGCGGAGAAGGTCAGTTACCTGAAGCATGGCGAGACCTACCGGTACGAGCCGGTGAAGCGGTCACGTTGA
- a CDS encoding YkgJ family cysteine cluster protein — protein MSESTSDVCQDCGACCAHYRVSFYWGESDAHPGGTVPRRMTIPITPHRIAMRGTERSPVRCVALEGEVGRRVGCSIYPLRSTTCRDFAAYTPECDKARGAYGLAPLAEPSVV, from the coding sequence ATGTCCGAATCCACTTCCGACGTTTGCCAGGACTGCGGCGCCTGCTGCGCGCATTACCGCGTGTCCTTCTACTGGGGCGAAAGCGACGCCCACCCCGGCGGCACCGTGCCGCGCCGCATGACCATTCCCATCACGCCGCACCGCATCGCCATGCGCGGCACCGAACGGTCGCCGGTGCGCTGCGTGGCGCTCGAGGGGGAAGTGGGTCGCAGGGTCGGCTGCTCGATCTATCCGCTGCGCTCGACCACCTGCCGCGACTTCGCCGCCTATACGCCCGAGTGCGACAAGGCGCGCGGCGCCTATGGACTGGCGCCGCTGGCCGAGCCTTCGGTGGTTTAG
- a CDS encoding NAD(P)H-dependent oxidoreductase, producing the protein MAKKVAVLVGSLRKESLTRKYAQAVAKMLPPSLEAELVELDMPLYNQDLDDANTPPESWTAFRDKLKAADAVLFFTPEYNRTISGALKNAIDVGSRPWGQSVWDGKPAAVVSQSPGAQGGFGANHNTRQAVVFLNVPVMPAPELYIGGSANYLAEDGSINNEQTKELIGKFLASFEKWVEANAKK; encoded by the coding sequence ATGGCAAAGAAAGTCGCTGTCCTCGTCGGCAGCCTGCGCAAGGAATCGCTGACCCGCAAATATGCCCAGGCCGTCGCGAAAATGCTGCCACCGTCGCTGGAAGCGGAACTGGTGGAGCTGGACATGCCGCTGTACAACCAGGACCTCGACGATGCCAACACGCCGCCCGAGTCGTGGACGGCATTCCGCGACAAGCTCAAGGCCGCCGACGCGGTGCTGTTCTTCACGCCCGAATACAACCGCACGATTTCCGGCGCGCTGAAGAACGCGATCGACGTGGGTTCGCGGCCCTGGGGCCAGAGCGTGTGGGATGGCAAGCCGGCCGCCGTCGTATCGCAATCGCCCGGCGCCCAGGGCGGCTTCGGCGCCAACCACAACACCCGGCAGGCCGTGGTTTTCCTGAACGTGCCGGTGATGCCGGCACCGGAGCTGTACATCGGCGGCTCGGCCAACTACCTGGCCGAGGACGGCAGCATCAACAACGAGCAGACGAAGGAGCTGATCGGCAAGTTCCTGGCCTCGTTCGAGAAGTGGGTCGAGGCGAACGCGAAGAAGTAA
- a CDS encoding M14 family zinc carboxypeptidase, with the protein MHPESLTPMLTPYEKGNQNQTTLWTECIAFYEELARRFPNVLRFGQAGVSDAGIPLHVGVVSADGVFDREAIKRAGRPVYFNNNGIHPGEPEGIDACMAIVRDFCFDPARLATLGDTVLLFVPVYNVDGALNRANTSRPNQEGPELFGFRGNSRHLDLNRDFIKCDTLNARFFNELITAWDPDVMVDTHTSNGADYTYTMTLIHTQADKLGSSLGPFLRDTMLPHIYSEMAARGWPTCPYVNPVQDTPDDGIAEFLEVPRFSTGFTALHNVIGFMPETHMLKPFKDRYESMRTLLDVTREFTVAHAPQIQRLRREAKETQRRQKEWTVTWKMSDTPSTFRFKGYEARRHPSVLGNYMRLSYDRSKPYEKDIPYFNRFLPDTVVQVPNAYAIPQAWREVIERLQWNGVRMTRVQAERQVEARYYQIGELSTRATAYEGHMFHDTVDVEARTGTFTLNAGDWIVPLDQDNARYAVETLEPQAHDSFFRWGFFNSVLEKKEAISDYVFEDLAVQLLEEEPELRAKFDAWKAANPDLLSNQEAVLHFILHHCARHAEPEWRRYPVLGLL; encoded by the coding sequence ATGCACCCCGAATCGCTCACTCCCATGCTCACGCCCTACGAAAAAGGCAACCAGAACCAGACCACGCTGTGGACCGAATGCATCGCGTTCTATGAAGAACTGGCGCGGCGCTTCCCCAATGTGCTGCGCTTCGGGCAGGCCGGCGTGTCCGATGCCGGCATCCCGCTGCACGTGGGCGTGGTGAGCGCGGACGGTGTGTTCGACCGCGAGGCGATCAAGCGCGCAGGCCGCCCGGTCTACTTCAACAACAACGGCATCCACCCGGGCGAGCCCGAAGGCATCGATGCATGCATGGCGATCGTGCGCGACTTCTGCTTCGATCCGGCCAGGCTGGCCACGCTGGGCGACACCGTCCTGCTGTTCGTGCCGGTCTACAACGTGGACGGCGCGCTGAACCGCGCCAACACCTCGCGCCCGAACCAGGAGGGCCCGGAACTGTTCGGCTTCCGCGGCAACAGCCGCCACCTGGACCTGAACCGCGACTTCATCAAGTGCGACACCCTGAACGCGCGCTTCTTCAACGAATTGATCACGGCCTGGGACCCGGACGTGATGGTGGACACCCATACCTCTAACGGCGCCGACTACACGTACACGATGACGCTGATCCACACGCAGGCCGACAAGCTGGGCTCAAGCCTCGGCCCGTTCCTGCGCGACACGATGCTGCCCCACATCTACAGCGAGATGGCCGCACGCGGCTGGCCCACCTGCCCGTACGTGAATCCCGTGCAGGACACGCCGGACGACGGCATCGCCGAATTCCTCGAAGTGCCCCGCTTCTCGACCGGCTTCACGGCGCTGCACAACGTGATCGGCTTCATGCCCGAGACGCACATGCTGAAACCGTTCAAGGACCGCTACGAATCGATGCGCACGCTGCTGGACGTGACGCGCGAGTTCACCGTGGCGCACGCCCCGCAGATCCAGCGCCTGCGCCGCGAAGCGAAAGAAACGCAGCGCCGGCAGAAGGAATGGACGGTCACGTGGAAGATGTCGGACACGCCATCGACATTCCGCTTCAAGGGCTACGAAGCGCGCCGCCACCCCAGCGTGCTGGGCAACTACATGCGCCTCTCGTACGACCGTAGCAAGCCCTATGAAAAGGACATCCCCTACTTCAACCGCTTCCTGCCGGACACGGTGGTCCAGGTGCCGAACGCCTACGCGATCCCGCAGGCGTGGCGCGAAGTCATCGAGCGCCTGCAATGGAACGGCGTGCGGATGACCCGCGTGCAGGCCGAACGCCAGGTCGAGGCCCGCTACTACCAGATCGGCGAGCTGTCGACCCGCGCCACCGCCTACGAGGGCCACATGTTCCACGACACGGTGGACGTGGAGGCCCGCACCGGCACCTTCACGCTGAACGCGGGCGACTGGATCGTGCCGCTGGACCAGGACAATGCCCGCTACGCCGTGGAGACGCTGGAACCGCAGGCGCACGACAGCTTCTTCCGCTGGGGTTTCTTCAATTCCGTACTGGAGAAGAAGGAAGCGATCTCGGACTACGTGTTCGAAGACCTGGCCGTGCAACTGCTGGAGGAAGAGCCGGAACTGCGCGCGAAATTCGACGCATGGAAGGCCGCCAACCCGGACCTGCTGTCGAACCAGGAAGCGGTGCTGCACTTCATCCTGCACCACTGCGCGCGCCATGCGGAGCCGGAATGGCGCCGCTATCCGGTACTGGGGCTGCTGTAA